In one Cyprinus carpio isolate SPL01 chromosome B2, ASM1834038v1, whole genome shotgun sequence genomic region, the following are encoded:
- the LOC109069540 gene encoding guanylate-binding protein 1-like: MSKAGLMSSPICLVENVNGSLSVYKQAIEFLSRINEPVVVVSVVGLYRTGKSYLMNRLAGQQSGFALGNTIESKTKGIWMWCVPHPKIEGHTLVLLDTEGLGDVAKGDSKNDSWIFCLAVLLSSTLVYNSRGTIDNSAVEKLHYVVELTEQIKIRSTEAAVDEEEEEDCKFVQFFPSFTWVVRDFTLELEIDGKSVTEDEYLEFALQLKKGVGKKASDYNLPRQCIRNYFPSPRKCFVFPSPASPQNMTRLESLHERDLVPDFLQVTGHFCDHIFHNSVVKTVKGGHRVTGKLLGHLVEIYVNTIKSGKVPCLENAVVALANLENQTAVQEALKAYQIGMEKVKNKFPVGVDDISLEHQKFSSLATAEFMKRSFKDEKGKYVNKLREDIDMYYIGLLQENEMASERKCRDLLKNLFSDMNKRLQDGEYSKSGGYELYCRDRDAVVEQYRREPKKGVSSEAVLNEFLNERGPEANSILYMDTKLTENDRKIEEQKEKNALLEQKFKEEEEKRIESERMMQAEKERQQDQMRQMQEKFNKELEQQQQEMDRAIESKLMEREEMIKKNMKEKADLLNEEITNLKKEKENSGGFMKEYVMPFVGALKEILPSVLKYRVLMKGLKK; the protein is encoded by the exons ATGTCTAAAGCTGGACTAATGTCTTCACCCATATGTTTGGTGGAGAATGTGAATGGATCACTCAGCGTCTATAAGCAGGCCATTGAGTTCCTGAGTAGGATCAATGAGCCGGTGGTGGTGGTGTCTGTGGTGGGACTCTACCGTACGGGGAAGTCTTACCTCATGAACCGCCTGGCTGGACAACAGTCAG GCTTTGCTCTCGGCAATACTATTGAGTCGAAGACCAAAGGCATCTGGATGTGGTGTGTCCCTCACCCTAAAATAGAAGGACACACTCTAGTGCTGCTGGACACAGAGGGACTTGGTGACGTGGCCAAA GGAGACTCTAAGAATGACAGCTGGATCTTCTGTCTGGCTGTTCTGCTCAGCAGCACACTGGTGTACAACAGCCGTGGCACTATTGATAACTCTGCAGTGGAAAAGCTGCA CTACGTTGTTGAACTCACTGAGCAGATCAAGATCAGAtcgacagaagcagcagttgatgaggaggaagaagaggattgTAAGTTTGTGCAGTTTTTCCCATCATTCACCTGGGTCGTGAGAGATTTCACCTTGGAATTAGAAATTGATGGGAAGAGTGTGACCGAGGACGAGTACCTTGAATTTGCCCTTCAGCTCAAGAAAG GTGTGGGCAAGAAAGCCAGTGACTACAACCTGCCTCGTCAGTGCATCCGAAACTATTTCCCATCCCCCAGGAAGTGTTTTGTGTTCCCTTCTCCAGCCTCGCCTCAAAACATGACACGCTTAGAAAGCTTGCATGAACGGGACCTTGTACCTGATTTTCTACAGGTCACAGGGCATTTTTGTGACCACATCTTTCACAATAGTGTCGTGAAAACAGTGAAAGGAGGACACAGAGTTACTGGCAAAT tGCTCGGACATCTGGTTGAGATTTATGTAAACACAATCAAAAGTGGTAAAGTGCCCTGTCTTGAAAATGCAGTTGTTGCGCTTGCGAATCTAGAGAACCAGACAGCTGTTCAAGAAGCTTTAAAAGCATATCAGATTGGGATGGAAAAG GTGAAGAACAAGTTCCCAGTAGGTGTGGATGATATTTCCTTAGAGCACCAGAAGTTCAGCAGTCTGGCCACCGCTGAGTTTATGAAACGCTCCTTTAAAGACGAAAAAGGAAAATATGTGAACAAACTGAGG gAAGACATAGATATGTACTATATAGGCCTGCTGCAAGAGAATGAGATGGCATCAGAAAGAAAGTGCAGAGATCTGCTGAAGAATCTGTTCTCTGACATGAATAAACGGCTGCAGGATGGAGAGTACAGTAAGTCTGGAGGATATGAACTCTACTGCAGAGACAGAGACGCCGTTGTTGAGCAGTACCGCAGAGAACCCAAAAAAGGTGTATCG tcTGAGGCAGTGCTGAATGAGTTTCTGAATGAGCGAGGACCAGAAGCAAATAGCATCCTCTACATGGACACAAAACTCACTGAAAATGACAGAAAGATTGAAG AACAAAAGGAAAAGAATGCTCTACTGGAACAGAAGTttaaagaggaagaggagaaacgCATTGAGAGTGAGCGAATGATGCaggcagagaaagagaggcaGCAGGACCAAATGAGGCAGATGCAGGAGAAGTTCAACAAGGAgctggagcagcagcagcaggagatgGACAGAGCCATTGAGAGCAAGCTGATGGAGCGGGAGGAGATGATAAAGAAGAACATGAAGGAGAAAGCTGATCTCCTGAACGAAGAGataacaaatctaaaaaaagaaaaggaaaattctgGTGGTTTTATGAAGGAATATGTGATGCCTTTTGTAGGAGCTTTGAAAGAAATCCTTCCATCTGTCCTTAAGTATAGAGTGCTGATGAAAGGActcaaaaagtaa